A DNA window from Verrucomicrobiia bacterium contains the following coding sequences:
- a CDS encoding semialdehyde dehydrogenase — translation MKTITLIGAGGKMGCRITRNLKQGDWRVLCLETSPAGIQRLTDLGVGCSDAATAIPEADVAIFAVPDVAMEAVTRDMVPHLKPGALVVLLDPAAPLDGKIAHRDDLGYFITHPCHPSVFNWEPNEEDFRDFYGGVSAKQAAVCALMHGGEDFYEIGVEITRLIYAPVNRIHRVTVEQMAILEPALVETLAQTCMERVKEGYDRVVAKGIPADCARDFVLGHLRIQVAVLFGEVNGTFSDAAYKISRRARPVLFKDDWQKIFEMDDIREQVRDITSR, via the coding sequence ATGAAAACGATCACCCTCATCGGCGCCGGCGGAAAAATGGGCTGCCGCATCACCCGCAATCTCAAGCAGGGAGACTGGCGGGTGCTGTGCCTGGAGACCAGTCCTGCGGGCATTCAACGGCTGACGGACCTGGGCGTGGGCTGCTCGGACGCCGCCACCGCCATCCCGGAAGCGGATGTGGCCATCTTCGCCGTGCCCGACGTGGCCATGGAGGCCGTCACGCGCGACATGGTGCCGCACCTCAAACCCGGCGCGCTGGTGGTCCTGCTCGATCCTGCCGCGCCGCTCGACGGCAAGATCGCGCACCGCGACGACCTCGGTTACTTCATCACCCATCCCTGCCATCCCAGCGTGTTCAACTGGGAGCCGAACGAGGAGGACTTTCGCGACTTCTACGGGGGCGTTTCGGCGAAGCAGGCCGCCGTCTGCGCGCTCATGCATGGCGGCGAGGACTTCTATGAGATCGGTGTCGAAATCACCCGCCTCATCTACGCGCCCGTGAACCGGATCCACCGCGTCACCGTGGAACAGATGGCGATTCTCGAACCGGCGCTCGTCGAGACCCTCGCGCAAACCTGCATGGAACGGGTCAAGGAGGGTTACGACCGCGTGGTCGCGAAGGGCATCCCCGCCGACTGCGCCCGTGACTTCGTGCTGGGTCACCTCCGCATTCAGGTGGCCGTGCTCTTCGGCGAAGTGAACGGAACGTTCTCCGATGCCGCCTACAAGATCAGCCGGCGCGCCAGGCCCGTCCTCTTCAAGGACGACTGGCAGAAGATCTTCGAGATGGACGACATCCGGGAACAGGTGCGGGACATCACCAGCAGGTGA
- a CDS encoding helix-turn-helix transcriptional regulator, translating to MGVLNDGFVRLCETCRRLRFEPHDIAAQLDARGRYVVPLDEEFPLAIKLFRYTSRRHTRGGTWHERLELFLPLDGPARFRMGEQEVGLDRGDLLVVDNLKLHHVVDFPGFDTRVIVVSFLPEFVYSLGSPSHDYAFLLPFYSKLEKKPHAMRAGDKAAADVHGAMTRLLDCYFGGTEKPFFQAGSKAFLLELLYHLAAHFRASAVAKWEFMRQQERSLRLKRLFDHINACPAGKLPVSAAARLAGMSAPQFMRTFKQVAGMTLVAYLNHVRLSNGARLLRETDKSIAEIASEVGFSDQSYFDRRFKRAFGQVPKEFRRRAVRPSGSG from the coding sequence ATGGGTGTCCTGAACGACGGCTTCGTGCGACTGTGCGAGACCTGCCGCAGGCTCCGGTTCGAACCCCATGACATTGCGGCGCAGCTCGATGCGCGCGGGCGCTACGTTGTGCCGCTCGACGAGGAGTTTCCTCTGGCCATCAAACTCTTCCGCTACACGTCGCGCCGGCACACACGGGGCGGGACCTGGCATGAGCGGCTGGAGCTGTTCCTTCCCCTCGACGGCCCGGCCCGCTTTCGCATGGGGGAACAGGAGGTCGGCCTGGACCGCGGCGATCTGCTGGTGGTGGACAACCTGAAGCTCCATCACGTGGTGGACTTTCCCGGCTTCGACACACGGGTCATCGTGGTGAGTTTCCTGCCCGAGTTCGTTTACAGTCTCGGCTCTCCCTCGCACGACTACGCATTCCTCCTGCCGTTCTACTCCAAGCTGGAAAAGAAGCCCCATGCCATGCGGGCCGGGGACAAGGCGGCGGCGGACGTTCACGGAGCCATGACGCGCCTGCTCGACTGCTATTTCGGCGGCACGGAGAAACCGTTCTTTCAGGCGGGCTCCAAGGCGTTTCTGCTGGAGCTGCTCTATCATCTGGCCGCGCATTTCCGGGCCTCGGCGGTGGCGAAATGGGAGTTCATGCGCCAGCAGGAACGGTCCCTTCGGCTCAAGAGACTGTTCGACCACATCAATGCCTGTCCTGCGGGAAAACTCCCCGTCAGTGCCGCGGCCCGGCTGGCCGGGATGAGTGCGCCGCAGTTCATGAGAACCTTCAAGCAGGTGGCCGGCATGACCCTGGTGGCCTACCTGAACCATGTGCGCCTCTCCAACGGTGCGCGGTTGCTGCGCGAAACCGACAAGTCGATCGCCGAGATCGCCAGCGAGGTGGGATTCTCCGACCAGAGCTATTTCGACAGACGGTTCAAACGCGCCTTCGGGCAGGTGCCCAAGGAGTTTCGCCGGCGCGCGGTCCGTCCGTCCGGTTCCGGGTGA
- a CDS encoding sugar ABC transporter ATP-binding protein — MATTHSPQGAAAGLLTFRGITKAFFGVRVLKSVSFSVPGARIVGLVGENGAGKSTLMNVLGGNLAADEGSMRFAGKPYSPRVPRDARDAGIGFVHQELNLFPNLSIAENLFLTGFPTMGPFIRRAGMRDRTDVLLQRVGLRLSPDAPVETLSPGERQLVEIAHALSFDARLILLDEPTTSLSARECGRLFALMRQLRAEGRSIIFISHALGDVLRICDEVVVLRDGEVVGQGPATGFDQPRLVSLMVGRELKQLFPDRRRNGPPEGSEALLEVRSLTQPGVIRDISFTLHQGEVLGLSGLMGAGRTELARILFGLDPFERGSLRIAGQPLHGSPRRRIRRGLAMLTENRRDDGLCLEASVADNLALVTLPQYIRPPLGMLDPRRLGGALARIREAVRLQPSVRLEQTAGTLSGGNQQKVVLAKWLLAEPRVLILDEPTRGIDVGAKFEIYQLILELADRGAGVIVISSEIEELIGLCDRILVLSRGALSGEFSRDAFDREKILHTALAGHDRGEGKP, encoded by the coding sequence ATGGCCACGACTCACTCACCGCAGGGCGCCGCCGCCGGACTCCTGACCTTCCGTGGCATCACCAAGGCCTTTTTCGGAGTCCGGGTGTTGAAGTCTGTCAGCTTCAGCGTGCCCGGGGCGCGGATCGTCGGGCTCGTCGGCGAGAATGGCGCCGGGAAATCCACCCTGATGAACGTGCTCGGCGGGAATCTCGCCGCCGATGAAGGCTCAATGCGCTTCGCCGGGAAGCCCTACTCGCCGCGCGTGCCCCGGGACGCGCGCGACGCCGGCATCGGGTTCGTCCATCAGGAACTCAACCTGTTTCCCAATCTCAGCATCGCCGAGAATCTCTTTCTGACCGGGTTTCCGACGATGGGACCGTTCATCCGCCGGGCCGGGATGCGGGACCGGACGGACGTCCTGCTGCAGCGGGTCGGACTCAGGCTCTCGCCCGATGCGCCCGTTGAGACCCTATCCCCGGGCGAACGCCAGCTCGTCGAGATCGCCCATGCGCTCTCCTTCGATGCCCGGCTCATCCTTCTCGACGAGCCCACGACCTCGTTGAGCGCGCGCGAGTGCGGGCGGTTGTTTGCGCTCATGCGCCAGCTTCGCGCCGAGGGACGCTCGATCATCTTCATCTCGCACGCGCTCGGGGATGTGCTGCGGATCTGCGATGAAGTGGTCGTGCTGCGCGACGGGGAGGTCGTGGGCCAGGGACCGGCGACCGGGTTCGATCAGCCACGGCTCGTTTCCCTGATGGTGGGACGTGAGTTGAAGCAGCTCTTCCCGGATCGGCGGAGAAATGGCCCGCCCGAAGGTTCCGAAGCGTTGCTCGAAGTCCGTTCCCTCACCCAGCCCGGGGTGATTCGGGACATCTCCTTCACCCTGCACCAGGGCGAGGTGCTGGGCCTGTCCGGGCTCATGGGCGCCGGGCGCACGGAACTGGCGCGCATCCTCTTCGGGCTCGATCCGTTCGAGCGCGGAAGCCTCCGCATCGCCGGCCAGCCCTTGCACGGTTCCCCCCGCCGCCGCATCCGGCGGGGACTGGCCATGCTGACCGAGAACCGCCGGGACGACGGCCTCTGCCTGGAGGCCTCGGTGGCGGACAACCTCGCCCTGGTGACGTTGCCTCAATACATCCGGCCGCCCCTCGGGATGCTGGATCCACGGAGACTGGGCGGCGCGCTGGCCCGCATCCGCGAAGCCGTCCGGCTGCAGCCATCGGTCAGACTCGAACAAACCGCGGGCACCTTGAGCGGGGGCAACCAGCAGAAGGTCGTCCTGGCCAAATGGCTGCTGGCCGAACCGCGCGTGCTCATTCTCGACGAACCGACGCGCGGCATCGACGTGGGCGCGAAGTTCGAGATCTACCAGCTCATCCTCGAACTCGCGGATCGGGGTGCCGGCGTGATCGTCATCTCGTCGGAGATCGAGGAACTCATCGGCCTCTGCGACCGGATCCTTGTCCTGAGCCGGGGCGCCCTCAGCGGTGAGTTCTCCCGCGATGCGTTTGACCGGGAAAAGATCCTGCACACCGCATTGGCCGGGCACGACCGGGGGGAAGGGAAGCCATGA
- a CDS encoding glycoside hydrolase family 140 protein, producing MQSRTLRALACLAVWALALPASMAAAAPSIQVSENRRFLVTADGQPFFWLADTAWELFHRLNREEADRYLQDRADKGFTVIQAVALAELDGLNDPNPYGHRPLIDNDPTKPDVKDGPANDYWDHVDYIVHRANSLGLVIGMLPTWGDKWNRKWGVGPEIFTPANAGTYGEWLGRRYREAGIVWIAGGDRPVESDLHREINRAMAKGLRRGDGGAHRITWHPSGGQGSAQYFHEEDWLDFNMRQNGHVAEYTGRYDSTRKDYDRTPVKPVLDGEPIYEDHPVAFKANELGHSISGDVRRPLYWNLFSGAFGHTYGHHSIWQMWAPGRNPVNNPLMPWYEAIHQPAAAQMQHGRHLMLSRPFLTRIPDDSILVTDRVPTSVPGAGRYRFVATRDTDGTYAMVYAPVGRSFRVRMEVIRGPKVQAWWFNPRDGGARVIGTFPNEGERTFHPPDLGEMLDWVLVLDDATRAYPAPGRRPSP from the coding sequence ATGCAATCCCGGACCCTTCGTGCCCTCGCCTGTCTGGCCGTCTGGGCCCTGGCCCTGCCGGCGTCCATGGCCGCAGCCGCCCCGTCGATCCAGGTCAGCGAAAACCGGCGCTTCCTCGTCACCGCCGATGGCCAGCCGTTCTTCTGGCTGGCCGATACGGCTTGGGAACTCTTCCACCGTCTGAACCGCGAGGAGGCGGACCGCTATCTCCAGGATCGGGCGGACAAGGGCTTCACCGTCATCCAGGCCGTGGCGCTCGCCGAACTGGACGGTCTCAACGACCCAAATCCCTACGGACACCGCCCGCTCATCGACAACGATCCCACCAAGCCCGATGTGAAGGACGGCCCGGCCAACGATTACTGGGACCATGTGGACTACATCGTGCACAGGGCGAACTCCCTCGGGCTGGTGATCGGAATGCTCCCGACGTGGGGCGACAAGTGGAACAGGAAGTGGGGCGTCGGCCCGGAGATCTTCACCCCCGCCAACGCCGGCACCTACGGGGAATGGCTCGGACGTCGCTACCGCGAGGCCGGCATCGTCTGGATCGCGGGCGGCGACCGGCCGGTGGAAAGCGACCTGCACCGGGAGATCAACCGCGCCATGGCGAAGGGCCTGCGCCGGGGGGACGGCGGCGCCCATCGAATCACCTGGCATCCCAGCGGCGGGCAGGGTTCGGCGCAGTATTTCCACGAGGAGGACTGGCTGGACTTCAACATGCGGCAGAACGGCCACGTCGCCGAATACACCGGCCGCTACGACAGCACGCGCAAGGATTACGACCGCACGCCCGTCAAGCCCGTGCTCGATGGCGAACCGATCTACGAGGACCACCCCGTGGCCTTCAAGGCCAACGAGCTGGGCCATTCGATCAGTGGCGACGTGCGGCGGCCGCTCTACTGGAACCTCTTCTCCGGCGCGTTCGGTCACACCTACGGTCATCACTCGATCTGGCAGATGTGGGCGCCCGGACGGAACCCGGTCAACAACCCGCTGATGCCCTGGTACGAGGCCATCCATCAACCCGCCGCCGCGCAGATGCAGCATGGCAGGCACCTGATGCTCTCCCGCCCGTTCCTCACCCGAATCCCCGACGACTCGATCCTCGTCACCGACCGCGTGCCGACGAGCGTCCCCGGTGCGGGCCGGTACCGGTTCGTGGCCACACGCGACACCGACGGCACCTACGCAATGGTCTATGCGCCCGTGGGCAGGAGTTTCAGGGTGCGGATGGAGGTGATTCGCGGGCCGAAGGTCCAGGCGTGGTGGTTCAATCCGCGCGACGGCGGAGCCCGGGTCATCGGTACCTTCCCCAACGAGGGCGAGCGCACCTTCCATCCGCCCGACCTGGGCGAGATGCTCGACTGGGTGCTGGTGCTCGACGACGCCACCAGGGCCTATCCCGCGCCGGGCCGGCGTCCGTCGCCCTGA
- a CDS encoding ABC transporter permease, with amino-acid sequence MTRAALVLLNGSTVLLFVAVLAVFGTLSPKFLTGANLENLLVQSSSTAVVAIGMTFVLVTAGVDLSVGAIMFIAAAVAGKLLLAGVALPLALLAILATGLACGAINALLVTRLGIVAFIATLATLYAGRGLGLWITQTRAMNLPDVFLHIGTARLAGVPLPLIVFAGVLALAHVTLTRTPFGRQLYAVGNHLEAARKAGLNTRRLLASVYVISGLCAAIGCILSLAQLGAVSPTFGTHREFSAIAAAVLGGTSLFGGRGAVFPGTVLGAVLIQSVENGLVILNADPYLYPLVTSAIIFVAVLIDSTRQRLVASLTRRRIRGEEA; translated from the coding sequence ATGACCCGCGCCGCCCTCGTCCTGCTCAACGGATCCACGGTGCTGCTGTTCGTCGCGGTCCTGGCGGTGTTTGGCACGCTCTCACCGAAGTTTCTCACCGGCGCCAACCTGGAAAACCTGCTCGTGCAATCCTCCTCCACCGCCGTCGTCGCCATCGGCATGACATTCGTGCTGGTGACGGCGGGCGTGGATCTGTCGGTGGGCGCGATCATGTTCATTGCGGCGGCGGTCGCGGGGAAACTTCTGCTGGCCGGGGTCGCCCTGCCGCTGGCCCTGCTCGCCATCCTTGCCACGGGTCTCGCCTGCGGGGCAATTAATGCGCTGCTGGTCACGCGCCTCGGCATCGTCGCCTTCATCGCCACCCTGGCAACCCTCTACGCCGGGCGCGGCCTGGGCCTCTGGATCACCCAGACGCGGGCGATGAATCTGCCCGACGTGTTCCTTCACATCGGCACGGCGCGGCTGGCAGGAGTGCCCCTACCGCTGATCGTGTTCGCCGGGGTCCTCGCACTGGCCCATGTCACACTCACCCGAACGCCGTTCGGGCGTCAGCTCTACGCGGTCGGCAACCATCTGGAGGCGGCAAGGAAGGCCGGCCTGAACACGCGCAGGCTCCTCGCCTCGGTCTATGTCATCAGCGGACTGTGTGCCGCGATCGGCTGCATCCTCTCCCTCGCGCAGCTTGGCGCGGTCTCGCCGACGTTCGGCACCCATCGTGAGTTCTCCGCCATTGCCGCAGCCGTGCTCGGTGGGACGAGTCTCTTCGGAGGACGCGGCGCCGTCTTTCCCGGCACGGTGCTGGGAGCCGTGCTGATTCAAAGCGTCGAGAACGGGCTGGTGATCCTGAATGCCGATCCCTACCTCTATCCGCTCGTGACCAGCGCCATCATCTTCGTGGCGGTGCTCATCGACAGTACCCGTCAGCGGCTGGTGGCTTCGTTGACCCGGCGGAGAATCCGGGGGGAGGAGGCATGA
- a CDS encoding ABC transporter permease has protein sequence MSPALRLIRSEYLVLLLSGALVVALGPFTPGLVSAGNLVNLLGNLAPLLIVAVGLTVVLIAGGIDLSVTSVIALTSVVGGMVMNGETGWLRGHPAAVPVGTLLMLTLGGLMGAGNGFAVTRLRMPPFMVTLTSMMFLSGLAIWLTRSRNIPGLPPAFTILGGPVWISLPIAAAFAGVAHLMLSRSMFGRWLHAVGHNPRTAHVSGVPVEGVVTMAYVVSGIFAAAASVLYTARLETASPVLGQRILLDVIGATVIGGTSLFGGKGKVLWTLFGVLFLTLLDNALNLLDLSYFTIMIVKGLVILMAAVLDVGRSSWLRPRGS, from the coding sequence ATGAGTCCCGCCCTCCGGCTCATCCGTTCGGAATACCTTGTCCTTCTTCTCAGCGGCGCCCTGGTGGTCGCGCTCGGGCCCTTCACTCCCGGTCTGGTCTCTGCGGGCAACCTGGTCAACCTGCTTGGGAATCTCGCCCCGCTCCTCATCGTGGCGGTGGGACTGACCGTGGTGCTGATCGCCGGCGGCATCGATCTCTCCGTCACCTCGGTCATCGCCCTCACCTCGGTCGTGGGCGGGATGGTGATGAATGGCGAAACGGGATGGCTGCGCGGGCATCCGGCCGCCGTGCCGGTCGGGACCCTGTTGATGCTGACCCTCGGCGGACTCATGGGTGCGGGAAACGGGTTCGCCGTGACCCGGCTCCGGATGCCCCCCTTCATGGTCACTCTGACGAGCATGATGTTTCTGTCCGGACTCGCCATCTGGCTGACGCGGTCGAGGAACATTCCCGGACTGCCCCCGGCGTTCACGATCCTCGGCGGCCCGGTCTGGATCTCACTGCCCATTGCCGCCGCCTTCGCCGGCGTCGCGCACCTGATGCTTTCGCGTTCGATGTTCGGACGCTGGCTCCATGCCGTCGGCCACAACCCGCGCACCGCGCATGTCTCCGGCGTCCCGGTGGAGGGCGTGGTCACCATGGCCTACGTGGTCAGCGGCATCTTTGCCGCCGCCGCGTCGGTGCTCTACACCGCACGGCTCGAAACGGCGTCGCCCGTGCTCGGCCAGCGCATCCTGCTGGATGTCATCGGGGCGACGGTCATTGGCGGAACGAGCCTGTTCGGCGGGAAGGGCAAGGTGCTGTGGACCCTGTTTGGCGTCCTGTTCCTCACCCTGCTCGACAATGCCCTCAACCTCCTCGACCTGTCCTACTTCACCATCATGATCGTGAAGGGACTGGTCATCCTCATGGCGGCCGTCCTCGATGTGGGAAGGAGTTCCTGGCTCAGGCCCCGCGGTTCCTAA
- a CDS encoding Gfo/Idh/MocA family oxidoreductase, whose translation MKELRFAIVGAGFWARYQLAAWRELPGARCVAVCNRTRAKADALAKESGIRAVYQDAGEMLQREKPDFLDIITDVETHSRFVHLAAAHGTPAICQKPLAPSVTRAEEMIAACATAGVPLSVHENWRWQTPIRQLKGLLDSGVIGTPFRARIDYCNRFPVFDNQPFLRTLEKFILTDMGCHILDVARFLFGEAATLCCQTHQIHRDIAGEDAATVLLRMRSGATVVVNLSYASRLEHDCFPQTLVAIEGDLGAMELARDYWIRVTTGQGTEARRFPPPEYSWADPRYALVHSSIVACHRDLLKALQNGTAPETRAEDNVKTLKLVEAAYKSARDGRVVKMF comes from the coding sequence ATGAAGGAACTGCGGTTCGCCATCGTCGGCGCCGGCTTCTGGGCGCGGTACCAGTTGGCCGCCTGGCGCGAACTCCCCGGCGCGCGCTGCGTCGCGGTGTGCAACCGCACGCGCGCGAAAGCCGATGCGTTGGCGAAGGAGTCCGGCATTCGCGCCGTGTACCAGGACGCCGGGGAAATGCTCCAGCGCGAGAAGCCGGACTTTCTCGACATCATCACGGACGTGGAGACGCACAGCCGGTTTGTCCATCTCGCCGCGGCGCACGGGACGCCTGCCATCTGCCAGAAGCCGCTGGCGCCCTCCGTGACCAGGGCGGAAGAGATGATCGCCGCCTGTGCCACCGCCGGCGTGCCCTTGAGCGTGCATGAGAACTGGCGCTGGCAGACACCCATTCGCCAGCTCAAGGGGCTTCTCGACAGCGGTGTCATCGGCACCCCGTTCCGCGCCCGAATCGACTATTGCAACCGCTTCCCGGTGTTCGACAACCAGCCGTTCCTCCGGACGCTGGAGAAGTTCATCCTCACCGACATGGGCTGTCACATCCTCGACGTGGCGCGGTTCCTGTTCGGGGAGGCGGCAACGCTCTGCTGCCAGACGCATCAGATCCACCGCGACATCGCGGGCGAGGATGCCGCGACCGTCCTGCTGCGAATGCGCTCCGGCGCGACGGTGGTCGTGAACCTGAGCTACGCCAGCCGGCTGGAGCACGACTGCTTTCCGCAGACGCTGGTGGCCATCGAAGGGGATCTCGGCGCGATGGAACTGGCGCGGGATTACTGGATTCGAGTGACGACCGGCCAGGGCACGGAGGCGCGGCGGTTTCCACCGCCGGAGTATTCCTGGGCGGACCCGCGGTACGCGCTGGTCCATTCCAGCATCGTCGCCTGTCATCGCGACCTGTTGAAGGCGTTGCAGAACGGCACCGCGCCCGAGACCCGCGCGGAGGACAATGTGAAGACCCTCAAGCTCGTCGAGGCGGCCTACAAGTCGGCCCGCGACGGGCGGGTGGTGAAGATGTTTTGA
- a CDS encoding TIM barrel protein, translating into MILGLSSYTFGWAVGVPGHEPPSPLDELGLLDQCRDLGTGLLQIGDNLPLHTFDPARLARFSEQAALQGVQLEIGARGLTFENVGRYAAIARRLNARLVRFVIDDAGYHPEPEFLTGLLRRCDPLLGGLTLGIENHDRFPASTLRAMIERAGSDRLGVCLDTANSLGAGEGLDTVLHELGPLAVNLHIKDFAVPRLPHRMGFTVEGRPAGQGLLDVPRLLKHLSPFPRCQTAVLELWTQPEPRLEDTLAKEAAWARQSIEYLKPFFH; encoded by the coding sequence ATGATCCTCGGCCTCAGCAGCTACACGTTTGGCTGGGCGGTTGGCGTGCCCGGCCATGAGCCGCCCAGCCCGCTCGATGAACTGGGTCTCCTCGACCAGTGCCGCGACCTTGGCACGGGCCTCCTGCAGATCGGCGACAATCTGCCGTTGCACACCTTCGATCCGGCCCGCCTGGCGCGCTTCTCCGAACAGGCGGCCCTCCAGGGTGTGCAACTCGAGATCGGCGCACGGGGGCTGACCTTTGAAAACGTCGGCCGCTACGCCGCCATCGCCCGGCGGCTCAACGCACGGCTCGTCCGTTTCGTGATCGACGATGCGGGCTATCATCCCGAGCCCGAGTTCCTCACCGGCCTTCTGCGCCGGTGCGATCCCTTGCTCGGCGGCCTGACGCTGGGCATCGAGAACCATGACCGTTTCCCCGCCAGCACCCTGCGCGCGATGATCGAGAGGGCGGGCAGCGACCGCCTGGGCGTGTGCCTCGATACCGCCAATTCCCTGGGGGCGGGCGAGGGACTGGACACCGTGCTGCACGAACTCGGGCCCCTTGCGGTCAATCTGCACATCAAGGATTTCGCGGTCCCCCGCCTGCCCCACCGGATGGGCTTCACCGTCGAAGGGCGGCCGGCGGGACAAGGCTTGCTCGACGTGCCCCGCCTGTTGAAGCATCTCTCCCCGTTCCCTCGCTGCCAGACCGCCGTCCTGGAACTCTGGACCCAGCCTGAACCGCGCCTGGAGGACACCCTTGCGAAGGAAGCTGCCTGGGCCAGGCAAAGCATCGAGTACCTGAAGCCGTTCTTCCACTAA
- a CDS encoding sugar ABC transporter substrate-binding protein: protein MKIPSPLLLNRTRAGTRAARFPSLVGACLALVALALGGCGRSGSSGSAQDADGRPLTIGVAFETLQTEYWIAGYEAIKAECARRGFRVIEAVADNDANRQLQQVRNFITRKVDGIILVPKDASTCIPMIRAANAANIPIVLFNRPAGRSDAKSVAVVADNFALTRETVAYLIEEARKSGRKHKAMVLLGDLGDMNAIGRRDGFEAAVTEAPGIVDVVARIPTEWNQEKAHAGVVNALQAHPDISFIFTSSDFLLPSIVSALRSAGKYHKIGTPGHVLLGGFDGDATAYAMLLDGYLDATGVQDVYFEAEQSVQAIVDLRAGRELPEIIQDPGFVIHQGNLKEKAPQMWGANLQRK, encoded by the coding sequence ATGAAGATCCCTTCCCCACTTCTCCTGAACCGGACTCGCGCGGGCACCAGGGCGGCACGGTTCCCCTCGCTCGTCGGGGCCTGTCTCGCGCTCGTCGCCCTCGCTCTGGGCGGCTGCGGCAGATCCGGTTCCTCCGGGAGCGCCCAGGATGCGGATGGCAGACCCCTCACCATCGGCGTCGCCTTCGAGACGCTGCAAACCGAGTACTGGATCGCCGGGTACGAGGCGATCAAGGCCGAGTGCGCCAGACGCGGCTTCCGGGTGATCGAGGCCGTGGCGGACAACGATGCGAACCGTCAGTTGCAGCAGGTGAGAAACTTCATCACCCGCAAAGTGGACGGCATCATTCTCGTGCCCAAGGACGCCAGCACCTGCATCCCGATGATCCGGGCGGCCAACGCGGCGAACATCCCCATCGTCCTGTTCAACCGGCCCGCCGGCCGGAGCGACGCGAAGTCCGTCGCCGTGGTCGCCGACAACTTCGCGCTCACCCGGGAGACCGTCGCCTACCTGATCGAGGAAGCCCGGAAGTCGGGCCGGAAACACAAGGCGATGGTCCTGCTCGGGGATCTCGGCGACATGAACGCCATCGGGCGCCGTGACGGCTTCGAGGCGGCGGTCACCGAGGCGCCCGGGATCGTGGACGTCGTCGCGCGCATCCCGACCGAATGGAATCAGGAGAAGGCGCACGCCGGGGTCGTGAATGCGCTTCAGGCCCACCCCGACATCAGCTTCATCTTCACCAGCTCCGATTTCCTGCTCCCCAGTATCGTCAGCGCCCTTCGAAGCGCCGGGAAGTATCACAAGATCGGCACGCCCGGCCATGTCCTGCTCGGCGGCTTCGATGGCGACGCGACGGCGTATGCCATGTTGCTGGACGGCTATCTCGACGCCACCGGCGTGCAGGACGTGTATTTTGAAGCGGAGCAAAGCGTGCAGGCCATCGTGGATCTGCGCGCGGGCAGGGAACTGCCGGAGATCATCCAGGACCCCGGATTCGTGATCCACCAGGGCAACCTGAAGGAGAAGGCGCCGCAGATGTGGGGAGCCAACCTCCAGAGGAAATGA